The window AGATGGCATATAATCATATTATGTCTCTGGTCGGCATCTCTGGAACTAAAAAATCAGCAATTCTGACTGAAGTGGCCAGCTCCCTCACATAAATTGAGTTTTTACTGGTTTTTAATGGAACTGACCAATTTGATTGATTGCCAAATTGCCCAGTTTTAACATCATTTAAACATTACCTTCCTCTGATGCAGTAGTTCTCAAAATATAGTTCTGTGACCCCTAGGGATTCTCCAGAAGCTTTCAAGAATCCCaaaaagtcaaaactattttcacaataatactaagatgttttaatttgtaatatGACAAATATTGATAGACACAATgcacataaataaaaattctttgaaagatcctcaatttttaagaatgtaaaagggaactaaacaaaaaagaactgctgcTCTAAAGCAAGGAGAAATGACAGATGATGTTGGGGAATGGAATGAATGCTGAAATTAGGAGGCAGGAGACCTTAATTCAGTCCATTAGCTCCACCAACGAAGACTTGTATGAGTTTCCTTAGGCAAGCCATTTTACCTCAATGTgtaatctgtttcctcatttgaaaaatggagtTGGACACTTCTTATGGTTCTGCACTATTCTGCTATTCTTCAATTCTTTGGGCGGGAAAAAAGGTAAATTTCAATGTTTattcaaataaatgaagaattcaTGTGGagattataagaaaatataattggaaagtaATGAGTGTCAAATTCCAAAGaacttacaatgaaaaatattatttgttccagaaagagaactaatggCTCTGAGTATAGattaaagcatatatttttaaaactttattcatttttcttgccCTTTTTTGCAGCGTGgttaatgttaaaatgtttttcatgacttcatataAATAATTgtcatcatttttcttctctttttaatgaggaggggaatggagggaaagaattaggaattgaaattttttaaaactaaaataaaattctgcatttaacaaacaaaaaaagaaagaggcgaaggaaggaagaaagagaggaagggaggaagggaggaaggaaagaaggaaggaaggaagtgagagaaggaaggagggagagaaggaaggagggagagaaggagggaaggaaagagggagggagggaagaaaggaaggagggagggaagggaaagggagaagagaaggaaggaagggaaaaaggaagggaggggaaaggaaggtgagagggaagaaggaaggaaggaaggaaggaaggaaggaaggaaggaaggaaggaaggaaggaaggaaggaaggaaggaagcactAAGAAGGCATTAAATTTaggacaaagaacaaattaatgtTCAAAATTTACTTCAAAGGAAGgactgaaaaagaaatagtacaAAAGCAACAAAAGTAGAGGAGAGTTGGGCAGGAAAGAATGGTTATCTATCTCCTTTAATTAATCAATATGcattttattaagtaactactgtAATAAGTGCTCAGtatacaaagtcaaaaaataaaaacaatctctgGTCTCTAGGAGTTTAGAGTCTAGACAGGGTAGATAGCACATACATATATGGGTACTTATCATTTgtgtatatgtcatatatatgtatatttatatatatgtaaacatacatttactcatatatgtaaaatttggtAGAGAAAGAACAAACAGCTAGGGAGTCAGCAAAGGGATCATTTAGAAGGTGTCCACTTGAATTGGGccttgaaggaaacaagggattctgagagatggaggtgaggaagaggtacattccaggcatggtgAAGAATCTATGCAAAGGAACAGTAAGAAGGCCATCATGGCTGGACAGCAATTAATAAGGACAGGAGTAATCTGTGATAAAATTTCCTTGGTACTTGGGATCAAGTTGTGAGGTTCTTGAAAGGCACAAAAGAATAGTTTTATGAGATGACCCCATTTAGCATCCAGAGTAtattagaatcagccagagttagaataagggaaaatgcttGATCTTTACTTTGCAGAGGTGATAAGTGAGAGCAATAGCAATGGGAATCCAGCCAGCTGTGCTTCTGCCtctctcacactccacccaccaaattcTCTACACAATCTCccatacaacacatcaaacttgcacagagagtgggcggggccattctttgtccaagcatatattaatagagtattgtccatttgctaattagcctcaagtgctggggacctcagtgcaatgactcaagagcttcagcccattacatctcccgcttttcttgttttgtaacacaggtggtcatgccatccctgacctcTCAGGGAGGTAAGAgccccccaaggggaggtgatcacgacacccctgacttctcagggagggagatgaaaagcaccaaagggaagtggggattgctagccgGTTTCCGGGCTGAAAGGTcgtattagaaacaggtatgcacaaacccatcagcatgggaggtattatacaagcacatagcaTAACACACAGGCTATCAGTGATGACTCTCTCCACAACcagtgcaggcttgatgtggtgcaacaaacatgaattgtacatgccagtagtgatataacaaacaatatgaatcaacatggtattgtaaaagatttccagaagtcctagaaggagggtatgtaaacaaaagtcacacatatgccttcttcagcagccaagaaatagtccaaaaccaatctaatgtccattgcttcacatgtcagggaatccaatgatccctgcaagtttttgaagtcctgcaatagtccttttatgtattagggaatccaatgattccagcagattttgaagtcctgcaacagttttatcatttctcagaaaatccaatgattcctgaggattttcaagtcctacaacaatcttatcatgtctcagagaatccaatgattcctgagggttttgaagttcaacaattttcgatgtccatgagtcaaactccataactgccacgctctttcagtggtgggcacaatcagcaatggaaccacccgatgtttcttgggtcatcttctttgtttcaagagtctgctccgtctctctgagatggacaaggcgaatatggctcgttggcacccatctgattccttctccatctgtagagatacaagcaaaccctctcccccaagcagttagcctatctggtcccttccattcaccactttctggttctctccacatcacctggtgattatctaaagatagtggagctgctcacactggacattgcccttctggtgggttataaaacctatctgccagagccagtgcatcttttgtcaaaaatcaagaagttaatagtataaagggttagatttagaagttctttagggttacctgtggctcccccttttgtttttggaggagcatcttactatctttgtttctctctctactattgcctgtccttgaggattaaaaggtatgccagtgatgtgtaaaatcttacactgtgcacaaaagtgtgcaaaatgtttagaagtatatgcaagaccattatctgtttttattgcttgagGCACACTCATAATTGAAAATGCTTGAATAAGGAactcagtgaccactcaggctgtctcttttgctgctggtattgcaaaagtgaatcctgaaaagatgtctaccacaacgtggataaaagacaggcgaCCAAAGAtctataatgggtcacatccatttgtcaaatttcattgggtctcaaaccatgaaggTTCTTctctggaggcagtgtaggagcatagaaaggaaggcaagttgtacaggcttttattatgctcctagctttctctcttgttattccaaattgtaaacgtagagcttgagcagcttgatgatatttagaatgagatgcctgggcttcttggaataaaggagtattgaccaacatagttagaaagCTATCTggctttgaattaccatcaaaaataggacctggaagtccactatgagagtggacatgcaagatataaatcttacctggatgctttcgcacttgctcttgaaatttcttaaagagctgatatatattagaggctacaaactTTAtctgggctgtggcaattctttgtaccatacctactgaataggccgaatcagatattatatctCCTGAATAacaagagctagaatgattgtatACAATTCGTTCTTCTGAGTgcattgaaaaggagttctgactactctttatagttaagtcacgagagtatacaatgcagatattatgtttggatgcatctgtagttggtcctttaagaggaactttagaaaccttttcttcaagaatccatcgccaattatgtaatagtctggttatttttaatggagacccatgtgtaaaatttggagccatggctaataaaatttgccactctgggatggtctcacaacacacattaatttgtggattagtataaaaggtatatatcttgtcaggtcttgcctcaaataattgtactgctcgcttaatggcctttaataaaattctacccATAACACtggataaggagtaaggctttgttctggttgtgctaggaggttcacccattctatcacactgtctccttgataaaggactgctgtgggtgcctcttgtgtaggaaaaaaatgatatttccaagggtttttgagtgactctttcaaccacattggacaaagccagttcaacttctctcaaagcctcttgagcttcttttgtaagctggcatggtgagtttaaagcactatctccccttaaaatatcatataatggttgcaactgataggtagtcaagcctaacactggttgcatccattggatatctcttatcaatttctgaaaatcatttaaggtgtttagcttctctgttcttaaggccAATTTTtctactgtaagcaccttagggtatacttcatatcctaaatattgaaaaggagcatgtctttgaattttttctggagctatgtacaatttgtagtatcttagtgtttctatggtcttttgcagacatgcttctaacatttgcacatctaaatatatcatccatataatgtaacaacataacttttggaaatgcttttcttactggagtaagagcagcagcaacatacatttgatacagagtagggctgtttttcattccctgtggcaaaactgtccattcatatcttttagaaagctcagctaagttaatgctgggcactgaaaaggcaaatcttttcgtATCCTCCCTATCcagaggaatagaatagaaacagtctTTAATGTCTatacccaaagaggccattctctaggcaattgagtaggagatagaagtccaggctgaagagttcccatagtttccctCTATTCATTTACCACTGCCATCCAGTATGATTTAGCAGTCAACACAAATTCATGCCCTATGAAGACTGGTTGAAGGAATTAGAGATGTTtaggatgaagaagaaaagattcctACAGAATATGATAATTGTGttcaagtatttaaaaagttGTCACATGGAAGAGAGATTAATTAGACTTGTTCCACTTGGCCCCAGAGGGTAAAATTAAGAATAATGGGAtggagattaaagaaaaattaacctgAGATTGAGATTTGGAAGGCCTTTCTAACCATTACAGctttccaaaagtggaatgggctctTTGGGAGGCTTTGATTCCTCTTTATTGAAGGTCTTCATGAAAAGGCTGGATGCTACTCAGTACCACTGAGATTCCAACCAATGCTGACATTATGtgattttctgattttctgactccaagaatcAGATTTCAGATTTCAGGACCTCTTCTAACATGCAGAAGTTATAAGCTGTAATTACTCATGCTCCAAATATACCAAAGCCGAAAAGCTATGCTATAACAACAATGAGCAGAGGTAAAATATTTGTCACATTCGTAGATGAAAACagaaattttcccagtttttttttttcatttattggtCATCTGTTGAACATGATGTACAAATTTCTTCATGAAATAATTAATacttaatttaaaatgtaaaattactactgaatttaaaagaaataagggttAACATGTCACATTATAATCGCGTTgcaatttcatttattctttaatcaaaaaatatttatcaaattatcaACTCTGTACTAGAGAATAGGTGACACAAAGAACTATAAGACAAAGTCTCCGGTTTCATGCATTTACCAGGAGAAATAGTACATGAGTTTATGATTAATGTCATAATAGAGTCAAAGGAAAATACTCAGGGAATATAAAGGAGGGAATCAGCAACTTTTCATGGAAGGCATGGCATTTAAGAATTGCATCCCTAAAAGATGAGTAGGTATTTGATAAGTAGAGATGCGAAAGAttgttcaaggaaaaaaaaagagtaggataTTCTGAAAATGAGAAGAGtcataaagacctgagttcaaatcttactatGTGAATCtatagacctcagttttctcatctccaaaatgaggataataaaagcacctatttcccaaggcttttgtgagaataaagtgagatatctgtaaagcactttgcacactTTCAagaactatgtaaatgctagctattgtatTTAATTTGAACATAATATGCATAAACacatatagacagagacagagacaatagATAAATACAGGCATTGACAGCCAACACTATCAAAGTCATCAGATTTGCTGATTAAGATCACTGGTCCTTTGAGACAAGAGTTTCAGTCAACTGATAGGAATAGAAGCCCTGTCACAAGGGGTTGAAGAATAATGGCTCATGATGAGGTACAGGTAGCACATTGGTGTAGACTACTCTTTAAAGTTAGACAGTGAAGGAAGACAGAAGTGAGACTAACTTTAGAGTGatgtcaaaatttttaaaaaggatttgaaaagataggattttaaaaaggatttgaaaagatAGGAGAGGCTCAAGTTTGTAGGCAGAAGGAAAAGCGCTTAGAAAGAACaagctgaaaataaaatagtttaatttaGGGAATAACATTCTAGATTAATACAAGCAAAAATGAGACCACAAGAAGAAGGAAGATAAGGCAACTTGGCAAAAAAGGCCACAAGGTTATAAAACCATTAATTCTAGAGCTAGAAGGTAGTTCAAGGGCCATGAAGTCCTACCTTTTCATGTGACAGAtcagaaactgaggtccaaggaaaGACCTTTTTACCCTTGAGTGAATTGAAAAGAGGAGAACAggtgaaaaatataaatttaaaggcCAAGAAGAGAGAACTTCAAAGAGCTCACCTTGGATAACTTTCATCCTTTTAATCAAATATTAAGTAAGGGCATCAAGTGAGAGTACACAGGCCAGTGTAATAGGCTTCGAAAAGATGAGAGAGGGCctgaaaaacaattctgagaattTCGATAGATACCTGAAGAAAGATGAAAGGATTGGTGAGCAAGAAGAATGAGAGCCCAGTGGAACCTAGAAGGTATGAATTTGTAGGAGATCCAATCCAGTCAGCATGCTTTCTTAACATTGTTTAGCAATACTTGAAAATataagagcaaagaaaaaagtggaagatGTAGCCCAAAAATGTATATTGTCTTGGAATCGGGGACTGACATAGAAGACAAGTGAGAGAGTCAAAGGGGCAAGAAAGACAGGGTATTACATGGAGGTATATCCAGAACAGGCAAGGAGACAAAGATAGAAGTGGGCTGGTGGAGTTGGAGAatagaaaatagtaaaaagatTCAAGTTTGTGAAGACACAAAGTAGATGTGATGGAacagaaaaaatggaatgaaaattaaGATTTCCCAAGAAAAGACTCAAAATTCTAAATCTTGCTGAAATCATCAATGAAGATAATTATAAGACTGTTATGGAGTTCTTTTGGCAATGCTAATGATAATGTACAGATGGTACTATAAGTGGATGGTGTGGAGGTCAAGAGGAAATGTTTGTAAGTGATGAAGGAAGAATGATTGACAAAAAAAGGATTCTGAATAACAAGGAATATGACAATCCTTTGTCTTGTGCTAGTGAGGCAGAGGAAGTAGAGAAAGCTGCTTATGGGGAAGTAGTAGCATAAAGAAAGTGCCAAAAAAGGCaagggaatgaaataaaaagtcaagaaaaatcttAAGAGGAATAAAGAAACTGTAAAAGATCATCTCATCATATATTTAGATGCAATTAAGCATTTGCAAAAGTTGCAAATACATCCCATGACATATCCTCATATCTGCAGACTTCCAGACTTCCCACTCTGTTCTTGATTGTGTTACAGATcagctctggaaaaggaaaagtggatGTTCAGTACAGTTAAAATACTTTCAGAATGAAGATGAtttggaagggaaggagggaaacaattaaaatttttgtgaGCAAATTGAATGAAAGAAGTTGGATAAGGTACAttcaaagggaaaggagaaatagaaaatggtCTATCAGTGACTATGGAGTGTCACTTTATGAATTTATCTTTTCTACCATCCTCTTCCATTCTAAGGGTCTTCTCTTCCCATCAGAATCTTCTTCTTCAGAGTTTGCTCCTGGAAGGAGTGAGGTGGTGTCTGAGGAATTTCTGGATCTCTCTCCAAGAATGTTCCTGGGCTACTGCATGGTAGCCAATATCACCTCCCCACAGAAGGGGCCTTGAGAAAAAGGGGTTCCAGGAAGCAAAGCACAATGGGGAATAGGGAGGCTCTATCAGGTGGCCAGCGCCAGGGTAGAAAAGCAGAGTCCCATTGCTTCTGCCATGTCTCCTCAGCTGTTCCATTGCTTGTTCAGCATAAGCTTTGCTATTGAGACATTCATCTTTCTCTCctacaatgaataaaatatggCCTTGGGCCTTTTCTACCTGAAGGACACTCTGTTGGTTGACTTCAGCTTGAGGGTCTCCCTTGATGTGACGAAAATTTACTGCCCCTGATACATGTATCTGAATGTACTCCTTCTGGTGGGGGATAGGATTGATGACAAGATCCCTGTATTTGCACTGAGTCTCATGGATGGCATTGGTCCCATTGATACAGATGGTGGCTATAATTTGTTTCAGATGCACTGCCATGGCCAGCCCAATCTCTGCACCTTTACATACTGAGATCACCCCAATCCCCGATTTGTGGATCTGAAAGATACCAAAGAGGAATAAAGGATAGGGAAGGAAGAACCCAGTTAGAATATCTCTTCTTTACAAAGAAGACCACCCTAAAATCTGGGGGAAAGATGGATGGATATAAACCATCCTGACCAGGAGGAGTCATTTGATTATTCAAATAACTGACCCTGCCTTTCCCCTAGAGTTCATTCTGAGACTAACAATTATTCCTCCTCAACCTTTTGAAAATAGCAGCAGAAAAATCACAATTTATGTTGTGACAGCCTATCCCTTGTCACAAATATACTCTTCGCACACATAAATACACTTACAatacagtatatatttttaaaactaaagtgAATTGACTTTAACTTTACTTAGAAACTTGGGGAAGTATAAATTTGGTAATATCTATTGAAAGAATTCTGGATGTTCTAGGCCTTTTGAAACAAGCATTGACAATCATTTTATTGGGCAGGGatcttggttatcaaatttattttgcatttctttagtaaatgcatgtacatatgtatatacattatatcttCCCCAAAAGAATATGTTTCACAAGAGCAGTGACAACATCAATTGCATCTTTGTAACACCAGCACCTAGGCATGTTCCTGATAGATAGGCCctcaataaatgattgttgactgagAAATTCACTATGCAGAGGATTCCAAAAGTATTAGTGCATTATTAAGCTACTGAAACTTAGTAATCACTAAAAATTTTGACATGTCATGAACATGGTCACACATATAGCACCATACACTAATTAGACAGCTATAATGTCTTTCCACCAATTCAAGCAACAACTTCTACTGGCTTTGGCGTCAAAGGGcctggttcaaatcccatctctgacccTTGCTATGTATGCATGTAGCAATAGATAGAtcactgaacctggaatcagcAAGGCCTGTggtcaaattcagcttcagatactccctagctgtgtcatcctgagGAAATCATTTAGTTGATGTTTGTGTTAGTTGtaccaactataaaatggagataacagcatCTATTTTATTCACTTGTTGTGAAAAgccaatgagatatttgtaaagtatttactGCAGTGTCTAGCTAAAGTAGGAACTACTATATGAACGCACATTGCCTTCTCTTGCCCTTCCTTTTCCAGATTTCAAGCTATGATTCCATAATTATAAGAGCTGGGTGGTTGCCCATGGCACATGGAAGGTTGGTGACTTGCAACTAAACACCACGGGAAAGATTTGGACCAGTCTTCCCGACTCTTGTCCAGCATGCTAGTACACCATGTTGCCTCTGGAAaacagtttgtcttttttttatgcTGATGAAAGTATTGCACAAAAATGAAGGCTAAGGAGCATAAAGAATTGGGGGATTCTAGGATCCTCACAatattagagttagaagagacctttGCCAATCTTCAGATCTAGTCCCTTTCTTTTTACAGAGGTTGAGTGGGGGATAAATGAGAGGCAGGATATGAAGACAGGTCTTTggattctaaatccagtgttctttccactgtaacaTGCTCTGAATCATAGTAGGAAAGGTGGTTGTGTGACCTTACACTTAGGAGACAGTCTCATCGACTTTGCAGCCAGTGATGAGTGGAGATCTAGAAAGAGGAACCAATAAGATCAAAAAGAGTGTACTAACCCAACTGTTCCTCTTCACTGACTAAAATATATCTGGCCTATGTCAGAGTGGCACCAGTGGTTATATACCAGTCTGCTTTTTTCTACTTCAATATAAAACGCAACTCTCACTATTCACAGGTTATTACCTATAACAATTGTTCTTAACCTAGCAGATAAGGAAATTCTTGAaattgaataaggaaaaaaaaaactacattgtGCTAATCATTAAAATTTAGCTCttcctttcattatttaaaaaaaaaaaaaaaacatatgctgAGATGGCATTCATAGATCTCATAAGACAactaaagaaaaatgaggaaccTCTAGTCCAGGCAAAGCCAACCTTCTAACAATAATTATAAATTCAACATCATGGGGCCTGCATAGATCATAGCCCAAAAGAACAAAAGGCACAATTCTCTCTATCTTTTGTGTATGAATGAGTTAAGCATCATTGTCTAGATATAATTTCAGCCATAGTAATTTCAGAGTAACTAACTAAATACTAAgtaaatataactaaaaaaatgtttaaggcCTTTTTCAGCTTTGAAACTGATTTCTGAAAGAGCTCTTGAGGGATTCTGACTCAGTGGGTACCCAACAAATTTGTTCCAATTCAGGATTCAGATTAGTGACTCAAAACATTGTCTGTAAATTGTGAAAATACCTTTGGGTGGTGCATCAACATATTGGCAGCTTCCTCAAAATATTCCAGGTCTACTTCCACTAAGTTGCTGGGTAGGTCTTCATAGGCAAAATAGGCCAAAGCCAATACACCAAAACCATGGCTTGCCAAAAGACTGGCTCGAAATTCAACCAGGCCACCAATTCCACCAAATAAATCAATTACCCCTGGGAAAGGGCCTTCTCCTAAGACAAAAAGCAAACCAAGGAGCAATgacaaagagaacaagaaaaagattTGCTAGGCAAAGGTAgataacaatgtaaaaaaaaaattgggggtaGTTTAAAATGAATGGCAAATAAGAGTTTTTTTActtataaatacacatattaaCTATAATGGACATATGAAAAAAGGccctatctgcatccagagaaagaactgaaacagagaaacacacacacacacacacacacacacacacacacacctatttgtgtctaatgttggccatctctagggtggggaaggaaaaaacattGAAACAGAAATAACTCTTAGATTGTAGTCTTACAAccaattaaaaattcatttcattgtATGATAATTTAGTTCATGTGACTCCAGCTTCTCTATAAGAATAGTACGAAATACTTTTATCAAATGCCTTCTAAAAATCAAGATCAGCTACATTCCTCACACCTACCAATTCAATATCcttgtttaaaattattgaaaaatggaAAGTTCTGAGATCACTgttgttattatattatcatcatcattacctttattgttattgtcattagtagtagtagtagtagtagtagtagtagtagtagtgacgGTGGTATTAATAGCAATAGTGTCAATTTTATTATAATGTTTTTAGCCCTTTTTTTGAGTTCAGATAGAAATTATCCAAGGACAAGTTGatgtcttaatttttcttttctatttaatattctGTGAATAACTTTAAAGGTAAATAAAATGGCTTtttcataattgaataaaaatattgggTTATAAGTTCATCTTCCACAGACTGACTGAATGCATCTTTACCTAAACTTAATGGGGATTGGTCTGAAAGGATGACATCTTCTACATGGTCTTAATTCCTTCCAAGGCTCTGTATTtgcatttttgaaattttttcattctatttagggagatatttattaaaaatcattgcttttaaatttttgtgaataatgttttatatatatatactaagcTCTATCATTTTGATATACAAGTCCACATGATTCAAATAGTTTTTCACATCAATGTCCATGTATTTTCAGTTGAGATCATATGAATACCACCCTCTGGTGGATCTTAGACACCTTCTAAGTGTCTAAGCCTTCTAGGTTTCTAATTGCATATGGAGATAAACTTTCAGTTACATTTGACAATATCAATAGCATGTACCTTTATTGGTCATTCCTATTGCTTAGTAAAGTAGAATCTAtttgttacaaattttatttatgtggatttttttcctatcatgaGTTCTGAGAATATCAGTTCCCTTCTTTTTTGATGCAGAAATGTTCATCTTTCTATAGTTGTCTTGGGGATGAGTTTCATGTTTCACTAATAATGCATTAGAGGTTTTTTGTTCTGGATCAAAGGTTCTTAACACTATTTTTTCTGTCAGAAACCCCTTAACTGGTTTGGTAAATCCTTATGGTCActttctaagaatttttttaaataattgaagaaatggtaattttttttattaaagctttttatttacaaaacatgtgcatgggtaattttttaatactgacacttgcaaaaccttctgttacaaattttcccctccttccctccacccacttccctaatggcaggtagtccaatacatgttcaatatgttaaataaatatatgttaaatcccatgcatacgcatacacacacacacacacacacacacacacacacacacactcacatttatactgttaccttgctgcacaagaaaaatcgaatcaagaaggaaaaaaaacttgagaaagaaaacaaaatgcaagcaa of the Sarcophilus harrisii chromosome 1, mSarHar1.11, whole genome shotgun sequence genome contains:
- the LOC100925244 gene encoding acyl-coenzyme A amino acid N-acyltransferase 1-like; this translates as MFQLIVTPETALADEPLYIRATGLNPFQMVTFKASLTDEKGKLFQSRAFYKADEDGSVNLEKAAALGGDYMGIHPMGLFWSLKPVNPFRRLLKQDVMNSPFYIQLDLYDSVVLEDSPEVQPKASQVIERWFSSPGLQRIPIREGRVRGAFFLPPGEGPFPGVIDLFGGIGGLVEFRASLLASHGFGVLALAYFAYEDLPSNLVEVDLEYFEEAANMLMHHPKIHKSGIGVISVCKGAEIGLAMAVHLKQIIATICINGTNAIHETQCKYRDLVINPIPHQKEYIQIHVSGAVNFRHIKGDPQAEVNQQSVLQVEKAQGHILFIVGEKDECLNSKAYAEQAMEQLRRHGRSNGTLLFYPGAGHLIEPPYSPLCFASWNPFFSRPLLWGGDIGYHAVAQEHSWREIQKFLRHHLTPSRSKL